One Nitrospira sp. DNA window includes the following coding sequences:
- a CDS encoding Phosphate regulon transcriptional regulatory protein phoB, whose protein sequence is MSGQVIQIIEDEPLHAQLLDRAMRHAGFSTVLAADGHSGWNDVQRLQPSLILLDLMLPGMSGQEICRLVRRAPATKQIPIIMLTAVGTEEDRIAGLEMGADDYVVKPFSPREMVSRVQAVLRRTKDDLPEMDSHSDVSVTVQGTFFLVSLQGRQLMVSRRELTFLRFLLTRAGELVTAEELIALSGTELRRIPSEEVEQSIRFLRRKLENSCAGSIELLPRFRYRFMPRG, encoded by the coding sequence ATGTCCGGCCAGGTCATTCAGATCATCGAAGACGAACCGCTCCATGCCCAGCTCCTCGACCGTGCAATGCGTCACGCCGGTTTCTCGACCGTCCTGGCTGCCGACGGTCACAGCGGCTGGAATGACGTGCAACGCCTGCAGCCGTCGCTGATCCTACTCGACCTCATGTTGCCGGGAATGAGCGGACAGGAGATCTGTCGATTGGTGCGACGAGCGCCGGCAACTAAACAGATCCCGATCATCATGTTGACGGCGGTCGGAACGGAGGAAGATCGCATTGCCGGGTTGGAGATGGGTGCGGACGACTATGTCGTCAAGCCCTTCAGTCCGCGCGAAATGGTGTCGCGCGTGCAGGCGGTGTTGCGTCGAACCAAGGACGATCTTCCTGAGATGGACTCACACTCCGATGTCTCGGTCACGGTGCAGGGCACCTTTTTCCTGGTCTCTCTGCAAGGAAGGCAACTCATGGTCTCGCGCCGGGAATTGACGTTCCTCCGATTTCTGCTCACCCGCGCAGGTGAACTCGTGACGGCTGAAGAGTTGATCGCGTTGTCGGGAACAGAACTGCGGAGGATTCCATCGGAGGAAGTGGAGCAGAGTATTCGCTTCCTGCGCCGAAAACTTGAGAACAGCTGTGCCGGGTCGATTGAACTGTTGCCGAGGTTCCGCTACCGATTCATGCCGCGCGGATGA